In the Verrucomicrobiia bacterium genome, one interval contains:
- a CDS encoding CAP domain-containing protein → MPKISRRTHTKDHTKRHGRHHKQSPKYAKVYAPYLPLVISIIASIFLSFWRPAPGNTLAYATEISAGGLLSTTNSQRTANGAGSLSLSGQLNSAAQAKANDMVARDYWSHTTPDGQQPWVFIDSTGYKYSKAGENLAYGFATSSETVSGWMNSPAHKANMLDTSFTQVGFGYANSADFNGDGEQTVVVAMYAKPQVQAATTPPAPSTTAPTATPKPPAAPAPVPTPSPTAPAEQPAAPVEQPKESAPVATDQPAAAVTTQPKKISRIEALTGGRLPWAATALGMLLIGLAVFKLLHHSLKFRHLLKDGERLILHHPLLDSTLLGLAILGMTLLRTVGTIL, encoded by the coding sequence ATGCCCAAAATATCCAGAAGAACGCACACAAAAGACCACACCAAACGGCACGGCCGACACCACAAGCAAAGCCCCAAGTACGCCAAGGTGTACGCACCCTATTTGCCGCTGGTTATATCTATTATTGCCAGTATTTTCCTGAGTTTTTGGCGCCCAGCGCCGGGCAATACCCTGGCCTACGCCACCGAAATAAGCGCTGGTGGTTTGCTGTCGACCACTAACAGTCAGCGGACTGCCAACGGAGCGGGGTCGCTGTCTTTGAGCGGCCAGCTCAACTCGGCCGCTCAGGCTAAGGCAAATGACATGGTAGCGCGCGATTATTGGTCACATACCACGCCCGACGGTCAGCAACCGTGGGTATTCATTGATTCTACCGGCTATAAATATAGTAAGGCTGGCGAAAACCTGGCCTATGGATTTGCCACCAGCAGCGAGACGGTTTCTGGCTGGATGAATAGCCCGGCACACAAGGCCAATATGCTAGATACCTCTTTTACTCAGGTTGGCTTTGGGTATGCCAACAGCGCCGATTTCAATGGCGACGGCGAGCAGACCGTGGTGGTCGCCATGTATGCCAAGCCACAAGTCCAGGCTGCCACGACGCCACCGGCCCCTAGTACCACCGCTCCTACTGCTACCCCCAAGCCGCCTGCGGCACCAGCCCCTGTCCCCACGCCATCGCCTACTGCTCCCGCAGAGCAGCCGGCTGCACCGGTCGAGCAACCAAAAGAATCAGCACCAGTTGCGACCGATCAGCCGGCTGCTGCTGTTACCACTCAGCCCAAGAAGATATCACGCATAGAGGCCCTGACTGGCGGGCGGTTGCCGTGGGCAGCTACTGCGCTCGGTATGTTACTGATCGGCTTGGCGGTGTTCAAGCTGCTGCATCATAGTCTGAAGTTCCGTCACTTGCTGAAGGATGGCGAGCGACTTATTTTGCACCACCCCTTGCTAGACAGCACATTGTTGGGTCTCGCCATACTAGGTATGACGCTACTGCGGACTGTCGGTACTATCTTATAG
- a CDS encoding TrmH family RNA methyltransferase, with translation MMKQRELIVIAHNLRSCHNVGSLLRTAEGLGVRTVYLSGYTPYPEMPDDDRLPHIRQKLHKQIQKTALGAERLVDWQVYKNIADLFDLLGQQNTPVYAVEQAKGSITLPGFQPPDRLALLVGREVEGVEPEVLARCKAALEIPMAGSKESFNVVQAAGMALYHCAFFQETQ, from the coding sequence ATGATGAAACAGCGTGAGCTAATAGTAATCGCCCACAATTTGCGGAGTTGCCACAATGTGGGGTCATTACTGCGGACGGCCGAGGGTTTGGGTGTACGAACGGTCTACTTGTCTGGCTACACGCCTTATCCCGAAATGCCAGACGATGATAGATTGCCCCATATTCGTCAAAAACTACATAAGCAGATACAAAAAACAGCGCTGGGGGCTGAAAGGCTGGTTGATTGGCAGGTATATAAGAATATAGCTGATCTGTTTGACTTGTTGGGGCAGCAAAATACACCCGTATATGCTGTTGAACAGGCGAAGGGGTCGATAACTTTGCCCGGCTTTCAGCCACCGGACAGGCTGGCGCTGCTGGTGGGTCGAGAAGTCGAGGGGGTGGAGCCAGAAGTGCTGGCCCGCTGCAAAGCAGCCCTAGAGATACCCATGGCTGGATCCAAAGAATCATTCAATGTCGTACAAGCTGCCGGAATGGCGCTTTATCATTGTGCATTCTTCCAAGAAACACAGTAG
- a CDS encoding ATPase, T2SS/T4P/T4SS family: MSQDARRDEELTTQRRAIILGLNYIDTSRIAKKTLYKDYLTTQELYNLRLIPIQADEHNVTFGVTNTTSQQTMVDMRHKFLDQRIAFGLISETGFREYMKLYDPPKQVVYQDISITNAGQEELIRSVSSTLEQVRAADMLAYLVQQAHKLATSDIHLEIQREYVRVRFRIDGVLHPVARLSIEKYRVLISAIASAGNVSTSSGEAQQGHIAQHLRMQDGAEVDINLRLETVPTINGMDVVMRLFNLDENMYNLDKLGLSADERKVVDDIIAKPSGLVLVVGPTGSGKTTTLYSMLNTLNSEERKVITIEDPVEYQFTGITQISVTTKSATELSFANKLRAVLRLDPDIVMVGEIRDIDTAKTSLQASLTGHLVLSTFHASSAAAALTRMGDIIGENPLFVSAIRLVMAQRLVRRLDDSSKQAYTPDEPTKKKLAEIISTLPEGIERPDVNNLQLYKAGASADNPYGYRGQVALREQFLMQGEVSKLLENTHPTAQQIEAAAIKSGMRTMIQDGILKAIAGETTLEEVFRVVG; this comes from the coding sequence ATGAGCCAAGACGCCAGACGTGACGAAGAGCTAACTACCCAGCGACGAGCTATTATATTGGGGCTAAACTATATAGATACTTCGCGTATTGCTAAAAAGACGCTCTACAAAGACTATCTAACCACCCAAGAGCTCTATAATTTGCGGCTTATCCCTATCCAGGCAGACGAGCACAATGTTACATTTGGCGTCACCAACACGACGTCCCAGCAAACCATGGTAGATATGCGTCATAAGTTTTTGGACCAGCGTATAGCTTTTGGACTCATTTCCGAGACCGGCTTCAGGGAGTACATGAAACTGTACGACCCGCCCAAACAAGTGGTCTACCAAGACATCTCTATTACCAACGCCGGCCAGGAAGAGCTCATCCGCTCGGTGTCCTCCACCCTCGAGCAAGTGCGAGCAGCCGACATGTTAGCCTATCTAGTGCAACAGGCGCACAAATTGGCCACTTCAGATATCCACCTAGAGATCCAGCGCGAATACGTCCGCGTTCGGTTCCGTATAGACGGCGTTTTGCATCCCGTTGCTCGTCTGAGTATCGAAAAGTACCGTGTGCTGATTTCTGCCATTGCCAGCGCTGGCAATGTATCTACTTCCTCCGGGGAAGCACAGCAGGGCCACATCGCCCAGCACCTGCGAATGCAGGATGGCGCCGAGGTAGACATAAATCTCCGCCTGGAAACCGTACCCACCATAAACGGCATGGATGTTGTCATGCGTTTGTTCAACCTGGACGAAAACATGTACAACCTAGACAAACTGGGCCTATCAGCAGATGAGCGCAAAGTAGTAGACGATATCATTGCCAAGCCAAGCGGCCTGGTACTGGTTGTCGGCCCAACTGGTTCGGGCAAGACCACCACATTGTATTCCATGCTCAATACCCTCAACTCCGAAGAGCGCAAGGTCATTACCATCGAGGACCCAGTAGAATATCAGTTTACCGGCATCACCCAAATCTCCGTCACCACCAAATCGGCTACAGAACTGAGCTTTGCCAACAAACTGCGCGCTGTCTTACGCCTTGACCCAGATATCGTCATGGTTGGTGAGATCCGCGATATAGACACCGCCAAGACATCCCTGCAGGCCTCGCTCACCGGACACCTCGTGCTTTCGACTTTCCACGCTTCTTCTGCTGCCGCCGCTCTGACCAGAATGGGCGACATCATTGGCGAAAATCCTCTGTTTGTGTCAGCTATCCGCTTAGTCATGGCTCAGCGACTTGTTCGCCGTCTGGACGACTCATCCAAGCAGGCCTATACGCCAGACGAGCCCACCAAGAAGAAGTTAGCCGAAATCATATCCACTCTTCCCGAGGGTATCGAGCGCCCAGACGTCAATAATCTGCAGCTATACAAGGCTGGTGCGAGTGCAGACAATCCCTACGGCTATCGTGGGCAAGTAGCCTTGCGCGAGCAGTTCCTCATGCAGGGCGAAGTAAGCAAGCTCCTAGAAAACACGCATCCGACCGCCCAGCAAATTGAAGCAGCCGCCATAAAAAGTGGTATGCGCACCATGATACAAGATGGCATACTCAAGGCCATTGCCGGCGAGACTACCCTAGAAGAAGTGTTCCGGGTCGTCGGCTAG
- a CDS encoding NADP-dependent malic enzyme, translating into MDYAKEALKKHKELKGKISVELKDPLDSRDKLSTYYTPGVAAVSSYIYEHPEEGRDYTWLNNIVAVISDGSAVLGLGNIGPKASLPVMEGKAMLFKHFAGIDSVPIILDVHTADEIVAAVKAIAPSFGGINLEDIAAPLCFEVEERLKAELDIPVFHDDQHGTAVVVLAGLINAMKVTGRRLEDCRIVCVGAGAAGTAIMKLLDLYAKPEILAVDSVGIISSKRTDLNTEKQKLLAFTNKHDVHGSLEDALKDADIFIGVSKAELLTPALVKTMAKKPIIFAMANPTPEIMPDEAKAAGVAVMATGRSDFPNQVNNALAFPGIFRGALDNKVRTITDDHKIKAAKAIAGLVEHPTAEEIIPSVLDDRLVSSISREIR; encoded by the coding sequence ATGGACTATGCAAAAGAGGCGTTAAAAAAGCACAAAGAACTTAAAGGCAAAATATCGGTTGAACTCAAGGACCCGTTAGATAGCCGTGACAAGCTAAGCACTTATTACACGCCTGGAGTGGCAGCCGTCTCTAGTTATATATATGAGCATCCCGAAGAGGGGCGTGATTATACATGGCTGAACAACATCGTTGCCGTGATCTCTGATGGCTCGGCCGTGCTGGGCCTGGGCAACATTGGGCCCAAAGCCTCGCTGCCAGTCATGGAGGGTAAGGCCATGCTGTTCAAGCATTTTGCGGGCATTGACTCGGTGCCGATCATTCTAGACGTGCATACGGCAGACGAAATAGTGGCAGCCGTAAAGGCTATCGCGCCCAGTTTCGGCGGTATCAACCTAGAGGATATTGCCGCCCCGCTTTGCTTTGAGGTAGAAGAACGGCTGAAAGCCGAACTGGACATACCGGTGTTTCACGACGACCAACACGGTACTGCGGTAGTCGTGCTGGCGGGTCTTATTAACGCCATGAAAGTTACTGGACGTCGCTTGGAGGATTGTCGGATTGTGTGCGTGGGCGCTGGTGCAGCCGGAACGGCCATCATGAAATTGTTGGACCTGTATGCCAAGCCCGAAATACTAGCAGTTGATAGCGTGGGCATTATTAGCTCGAAGCGCACGGATCTGAACACCGAGAAGCAAAAACTCCTGGCGTTTACAAATAAACATGATGTCCACGGTTCCCTGGAGGACGCTCTGAAAGATGCCGATATCTTCATCGGGGTGTCAAAAGCTGAATTGCTGACACCTGCGCTTGTGAAGACTATGGCCAAGAAGCCGATTATCTTTGCTATGGCTAACCCGACACCCGAAATCATGCCAGATGAAGCTAAGGCGGCTGGGGTAGCGGTCATGGCTACTGGTCGCAGTGACTTCCCAAATCAAGTCAACAACGCTCTGGCATTCCCGGGTATTTTTCGTGGAGCGCTGGATAATAAGGTTCGCACGATTACGGATGATCATAAAATCAAGGCTGCCAAGGCTATTGCTGGGCTAGTTGAGCATCCGACTGCCGAAGAAATTATTCCAAGCGTGTTAGATGACAGACTGGTGTCCAGTATTAGTCGAGAAATCAGATAG
- a CDS encoding ribonuclease HII, whose product MNVVGVDEVGRGCWAGPLVVAAVVLHKRLRGLKDSKLLTRTQREILAVRIHKHASIGISWIQPADVDRLGLTEATRQAAAEAVAQLTCGYDQIIMDGNYNYLSSNPKAITLIKADNLVPAVSAASIVAKVARDNYMRDIAQQFPQYQFDKHVGYGTRLHRDMLALHGACELHRLSWQPLKNLQNV is encoded by the coding sequence ATGAATGTAGTAGGGGTAGACGAAGTAGGGCGCGGCTGCTGGGCTGGTCCGTTGGTGGTGGCAGCGGTTGTACTGCACAAACGCTTGCGAGGCCTCAAGGACTCAAAGCTCCTCACTCGTACTCAAAGAGAAATACTGGCTGTCCGCATCCATAAACATGCCAGTATCGGAATCAGCTGGATCCAACCCGCCGATGTCGATCGGCTGGGGTTGACCGAGGCCACCCGCCAGGCCGCCGCTGAAGCCGTTGCGCAACTGACCTGCGGCTACGATCAGATCATCATGGACGGCAACTACAATTACCTCAGCTCCAACCCAAAGGCAATCACCCTGATCAAGGCCGACAACCTGGTGCCAGCCGTCAGTGCCGCAAGTATTGTTGCCAAAGTAGCTAGGGACAACTACATGCGCGATATCGCCCAGCAATTCCCCCAGTATCAGTTTGACAAACATGTTGGCTATGGCACGCGTTTGCACCGCGACATGCTAGCACTCCACGGTGCCTGTGAGCTACACCGCCTAAGCTGGCAGCCGCTAAAAAACCTACAGAATGTCTAG
- a CDS encoding YraN family protein, with the protein MGSNYAAGHNAEKRAAVYLESQGFAVLQLNWKTRYCEIDIVAKKDKVLYLVEVKYRRNTKHGGGLDYITPKKLHSMQFAAEMWVQNHDWPGDYQLAAVAIDANHIEFIDSIIT; encoded by the coding sequence ATGGGTTCTAACTACGCAGCGGGCCATAATGCCGAAAAACGTGCCGCAGTTTACTTAGAATCACAGGGCTTTGCCGTGCTGCAGCTGAACTGGAAGACACGGTACTGCGAGATTGATATAGTCGCCAAAAAAGATAAGGTACTCTACCTGGTAGAAGTAAAGTATCGCCGCAACACAAAGCACGGCGGCGGCCTGGACTACATAACGCCAAAGAAACTCCACAGCATGCAGTTTGCGGCAGAAATGTGGGTACAAAACCACGACTGGCCTGGGGACTACCAGCTCGCGGCAGTGGCTATCGATGCCAACCACATAGAATTTATTGACTCGATTATTACCTAA